The following proteins come from a genomic window of Paenibacillus sp. CAA11:
- the secD gene encoding protein translocase subunit SecD, protein MKRLITFIAVVVITAAVMAGTSPDLIRSINLGLDLKGGFEILYEAQPMENGAKVTKESLNQTALSLEKRSNVLGGSEPEVTTEGTNRIRLKLAGVTDEKEVRNKLKEPASLTFRSKDGTETKPDQYNKIELIGSDFAENGASITYDQLNKPQISIKLKNKEKFAEVTKRLASKPINSPERNLAIYLDDRQLSAPEVQQELNEGTAVITGSYTLDQAKELRDTINLGALPLKLTEKYSQSVGATLGQLSLNQTLMAGGIASIVILLFMILVYHIPGLIASFTLISYVWLMLLVFHFAEVTLTLPGIAAFVLGIGMAVDANIITDERIKEELRSGKSILSAVKAGNKVSFKTVMDAHITTFIAAAVMYWMGTGSVRGFALVLMIDLIVSIITNIFFSRYLLVLLVKGNVIKKPGLLGVKESDIRAL, encoded by the coding sequence ATGAAAAGACTCATCACATTCATAGCCGTCGTTGTAATTACCGCCGCGGTTATGGCAGGGACAAGCCCGGACTTAATTCGCAGCATTAACCTGGGATTGGACCTTAAAGGCGGTTTCGAGATACTTTATGAGGCCCAGCCCATGGAGAACGGCGCTAAGGTAACCAAGGAATCCTTGAACCAAACGGCTTTAAGCTTGGAGAAACGCTCTAATGTTCTTGGCGGCAGCGAGCCTGAGGTAACTACGGAAGGTACGAACCGGATCCGGCTGAAGCTGGCTGGGGTGACTGACGAGAAAGAGGTTCGTAATAAACTGAAAGAACCTGCTTCACTCACCTTCCGCAGTAAAGACGGTACGGAGACTAAGCCGGACCAGTATAACAAAATTGAGCTTATTGGCAGCGACTTTGCGGAGAACGGAGCAAGCATTACTTATGACCAGTTAAATAAACCGCAAATTAGCATTAAGCTTAAGAATAAAGAGAAATTTGCAGAAGTAACCAAGCGTTTGGCAAGCAAACCTATAAATTCTCCTGAAAGAAACCTGGCAATTTATTTGGACGACCGCCAGCTCTCCGCACCTGAGGTTCAACAGGAACTGAACGAAGGAACTGCGGTAATTACGGGGTCTTATACTCTTGATCAAGCGAAAGAACTGCGTGATACAATCAATCTTGGCGCGCTTCCGCTGAAGCTTACAGAGAAATACTCTCAAAGTGTCGGTGCAACGCTAGGCCAGCTTTCTCTGAATCAGACGCTGATGGCAGGCGGGATCGCCTCTATTGTCATTCTGCTGTTTATGATTCTTGTCTATCATATCCCTGGATTGATAGCGAGCTTTACCCTAATCTCTTATGTATGGCTCATGCTGCTTGTGTTCCATTTCGCAGAAGTTACGCTTACCCTGCCGGGGATTGCGGCGTTTGTTCTCGGGATCGGGATGGCAGTGGATGCCAACATTATTACCGATGAACGGATCAAAGAAGAGCTCCGCAGCGGCAAGAGCATCCTATCCGCAGTTAAAGCGGGCAATAAGGTATCGTTTAAGACCGTCATGGACGCTCATATCACAACGTTCATAGCAGCTGCAGTTATGTACTGGATGGGTACGGGTTCGGTAAGAGGCTTTGCTCTCGTTCTGATGATTGATTTGATTGTCAGCATCATCACTAATATTTTCTTCTCCCGTTACCTGCTGGTTCTTTTGGTGAAGGGGAACGTCATCAAGAAACCGGGCTTGCTTGGGGTTAAGGAGAGTGATATCCGTGCGCTTTAA
- a CDS encoding post-transcriptional regulator — translation MAEEELNDHELSEAIDQLCRSKAAEFRLVGYEHVTSEDIWDCISHKYEKQGVPRIHQLVNDILSLKATQFMNYLTLSAYRGNPFGDEL, via the coding sequence AACTAAATGACCATGAATTAAGCGAGGCCATTGATCAGTTGTGCCGCAGTAAAGCAGCCGAATTCAGGCTGGTGGGTTATGAGCATGTGACCAGTGAGGACATATGGGACTGTATTAGTCACAAGTATGAGAAACAGGGGGTACCCCGGATTCATCAGCTTGTGAACGATATCCTGTCTCTGAAAGCGACTCAGTTCATGAATTATCTGACGTTATCTGCTTATCGTGGGAACCCGTTTGGGGATGAGCTTTAA